GCAAATCAGCGACCTTGAGCCGGGCGCTTAAATTCTCCGGCGAGATTTTGAGCAAGCCATCATAAGCCCTGAGCGCATCATCCGGGCGGCCAGAGCTTTCCAGCGTTTCAGCCAGCAACTGGCGCGGCTCGGTTTGATCGGGTTTCAATTCAATCGCCTTGTTCAGATTTTCTGCCGCTTGCTCCATCTGCCCAGTTTGCCGGGCCTGTTCGGCGACCTGCACAAGTTTGACGACTTCATCGTCGGTCGAAAGCAGGTTGCGCTGTTGCGCGCCGGCATTCAATTGCTGCGCGCGTTGATTGCGGTAGAAATAGACGCCGCTGCCTAACAGCAAAAGGCCCAACACCGCCGCCGCCATGCGAATATAAAAGCCAGCCTGCGGATGTTCGCGCAAGCCCGAAGCCTCGGCCACCGCCGAAGACGCCGACATCGAGAGCTTGCCGGTATTCGAGACCAGGCTGGACAGCGCACCTGAATTGCGGCCCGCATTGCGCGGCAAGGGTGCGGTGCGCACGCGCGGCGCAGCGTTCAAGGCTCCCGAATTACGCGCGCCGCCGCCCACGCCGGTTTCGCTTTGTCCGGCAGCTTGCGCCAGCCGTTGCGAGAGCGTGCTGCTCACGGCCTGTTTGATTTGGCGGGCGTCTTCTTCTTGGAGTTGTTCGATGCGTTTCGCTTCGCGCATTTGCCCCGTTGACTCAGCCGGAGTTTGCAGCGGCACTTGCATCTCGGCAGTGCCCGCTTTGGGTAACTCGCCTGTGCGCGCCTTACCTTGCTCAGCAGATTTTTGAGCAGTTTCTTTCTCCGCCGACCTGGCAGGCGGGGTGGATGCGGTGACAATCCGCAATTGCGGCTTAGAGGGCGAACTGGCACTCGCGGCGGCGCGGCCTGATGCAGCCCGGCCCGTCGCGGCTTGATTCGATGAGGTTGCTGAAGTTGAAGATTTAAGGCTCGACTGTGTGGCAGCCGGTTTGGCGGTTTGGCCATTCAGATCAATACCGCATTGGCGGCAGAACCGGGCCTTGGCGCCGTTGGCTGCTCCACAACTCCCACAATAAATGACAGTCATTGCTCACATCCCCACGGAAAATCCGAAGTTTGATTTTGTTGTACAAGCGCAGCTTCATACGGCGAAGCTGCGTGGGGCACAGCTTAATCATTCGTTGTCTGCCAAGCTCAGCCAGCCTCACACTAGAGCATCAACAAATTGACCTCCACGCTGACTGCACGGCCATTCCATCAATTCGGCAATGGACGCCGTTTGGCACTCTTCTAATCGCGTTCGAGCCGGAGGCGTTCCGGTGGGGGAACGACGCTATGCATCTGTTTATTCAACGGCTCGTCATCATTGCACGATTGACCGTGTGTCGCAACTCTACTGGAACTGCAAACTGACAAAAGGTGATTCCGGTACAAATTAAAGCATCCGCGTGCAAGTTTTGTCTGAGGTCACGACCAAGACATCAGCGATTTGTGACTCAAAATGAAGGCGTCGCAACCTTCATTCTTTCCCTAATTCTTTGACGACGAGCGTGCCCGCCAATTTATCGTGCCAGCCTTGTTGCTTGGCATCCCAAAGCGCCCAAAGCAGCCCTAAACCGCCACAAAGTAACGCCAGCGGATAACCGACGAAATGCCGCAACGCGAGAGCACGAAAATCCAGCGGGCGTCCATCCGTGCGAATCACCCGGATGCCGATAAAGCGTTTGCCAAACGTCTGGCCCTCCGGTTCGGCGTAATAAACCAAATTCAAAAACAGCACGATGGCCGTCAACAAATAGCCGATCAGCAAGATCACATTGGCCGCCTCGGGCAATTCCCAGCGGCGTTTTAGGTAGTAAGCCACCAGCACAGTAAGCGCCAGTACCAGTAACGTTAAGATGTAATCCAGCAAAAACGCGCCGCAACGCAAGCCGATGCTCGCCAAGGCGACTTGTTTTTTGCCGGGCACGGCAGGCGGGTAAGAAAAATCTGTCGCCACCGCCGGGCTTATGGGTGACCTAGACATGCGAGGAGCGTTGGGAGTTTGGGGCATGCAGTAATTGTCAGTCGCGCACGAGCGCAGGGTTTTCCACCTGCGTGCGCTGTCAAAGGCAGGCCGGTAGGGGTTCGCGTAACGTACCTACCTGAGTTTCACGCTGCCAGACGATAAAGGGAAAATGAGCCGCTCGTTGTGCGCGTGACTGGTGCTTTAGGAAACCACGAATTTGAGCATGGTTTCGCCCAGCTTTAATTCATCGCCACTCATCAACGCGTGCAATTGGCCCTGCGGCAACTTGAGTTTGCCATTGATAAAGGTGCCATTGGCGCTGCCCAGGTCTTCGATAAAAAACTGGCTTTCGCGGGCGATGATCTTGGCGTGACGGCGCGAAACGCGCGCGGCTGGATCGTATTTCGACAAATCCACTTCAGGACGTATGCCGCGGTTGGGATCAACACGCCCAATCAGGCTTTCGCCCTCGGCGTTGAGCATAAACTGGACGTTCATTTCGCTCGTGCCCAACACGACCAGCTTCGCCGTCGAGCGCTGGCGGTGCCCGCAATAGGCGCAGAAAAGATCGCCCGGCGCCAATTCACGCCCGCAGTTGGTGCACGTTTGCAGCGGCGCGGGCGGCGCGGAATAGTCCATCTGGCGGATGAGCGGGGCGTGACCCTGCATACGGCGCAGGTGTTCGACCAGTTCATCGCCAAAGGCTTTGGCCGACGCAAAACGGTTTTCCGGTTTGTATTCGACCGAGCGGCAGAGCAACTCTTCCATCTCGGGCGTGATTTCGGGATTGACCTGACGCGGTTTCGGGTTCTTGGCAAAATCGAAGATCAGCAGCGGATTGTCCTGCGGGTCTTGCCCCGTCAGCAGGTGAAACATCGTCGCGCCCAGGCTGTAAATATCCGAACGCGCTTCGACATTCCCAGCGAACAACTCCGGCGGCGCGTACCCCATTGTCCCGATGGCCGTCACGCCCTTAACGGTCGGCGCCACAAACCGCGCGATGCCGAAATCCACGAGCATAATGCGATTGGTGCGCGCGTCCACCATCAGGTTCGCCGGTTTCAGATCGCGATAAATGATCGGCGGATTTTGCGAGTGGATGTAATCGAGCACGTCGCAAATCTCGATAGCCCATTTGCTGACCGTCAGTTCATCCAGCTTGCCCCCGGCGGCGCGCTGCCGCGCGGCCAGATCGCCGCCGTCAATGAACTTCATGACCAGGTAATAGCGCCCGCGCGCCGTGTCGAAAAAGTATTGTAGGATGGTCGGAATCGAGGGGTGATCGAGTTGGGCGAGCAACTCGGCTTCGCGTTTGAAGTCGTCAATCGCCTTCGTGCGCGCCGAATCGTCGGCGAACATCTCGATCATTTCTTTGACCGCGACCTTGCGGTTGGCGAGGTTCTGGTCTTCCGCCATATAGACCGACCCCATGCCGCCGCCGCCAATGCGCCGCACGATCTTGTACCGGTCGGCCA
This sequence is a window from Acidobacteriota bacterium. Protein-coding genes within it:
- a CDS encoding tetratricopeptide repeat protein; this encodes MTVIYCGSCGAANGAKARFCRQCGIDLNGQTAKPAATQSSLKSSTSATSSNQAATGRAASGRAAASASSPSKPQLRIVTASTPPARSAEKETAQKSAEQGKARTGELPKAGTAEMQVPLQTPAESTGQMREAKRIEQLQEEDARQIKQAVSSTLSQRLAQAAGQSETGVGGGARNSGALNAAPRVRTAPLPRNAGRNSGALSSLVSNTGKLSMSASSAVAEASGLREHPQAGFYIRMAAAVLGLLLLGSGVYFYRNQRAQQLNAGAQQRNLLSTDDEVVKLVQVAEQARQTGQMEQAAENLNKAIELKPDQTEPRQLLAETLESSGRPDDALRAYDGLLKISPENLSARLKVADLHRAKGNVNEARSQYQRIISLNHNSPEASRALEAIEEIEGTLGLNALASSTPFPTRPRRVAGQKRVGPVLPPSATNRSQVALVAQNPFAAPGARAALNWNPVRPLEPPDPHVAASHHKELGLRYMNIREFSAAVAELQQAVKLTPGDKDLYYFLGSSYRGLGQPGKAYEYYKKCDSGIYAGTSQSGARDTEKAARKENERQQKELLNSVQADKTKQPEARKENAAGKGYQNSFQEP
- a CDS encoding RDD family protein, yielding MSRSPISPAVATDFSYPPAVPGKKQVALASIGLRCGAFLLDYILTLLVLALTVLVAYYLKRRWELPEAANVILLIGYLLTAIVLFLNLVYYAEPEGQTFGKRFIGIRVIRTDGRPLDFRALALRHFVGYPLALLCGGLGLLWALWDAKQQGWHDKLAGTLVVKELGKE
- a CDS encoding protein kinase codes for the protein MNASGNNTAGIQLPPGTLLADRYKIVRRIGGGGMGSVYMAEDQNLANRKVAVKEMIEMFADDSARTKAIDDFKREAELLAQLDHPSIPTILQYFFDTARGRYYLVMKFIDGGDLAARQRAAGGKLDELTVSKWAIEICDVLDYIHSQNPPIIYRDLKPANLMVDARTNRIMLVDFGIARFVAPTVKGVTAIGTMGYAPPELFAGNVEARSDIYSLGATMFHLLTGQDPQDNPLLIFDFAKNPKPRQVNPEITPEMEELLCRSVEYKPENRFASAKAFGDELVEHLRRMQGHAPLIRQMDYSAPPAPLQTCTNCGRELAPGDLFCAYCGHRQRSTAKLVVLGTSEMNVQFMLNAEGESLIGRVDPNRGIRPEVDLSKYDPAARVSRRHAKIIARESQFFIEDLGSANGTFINGKLKLPQGQLHALMSGDELKLGETMLKFVVS